A DNA window from Theobroma cacao cultivar B97-61/B2 chromosome 5, Criollo_cocoa_genome_V2, whole genome shotgun sequence contains the following coding sequences:
- the LOC18598696 gene encoding U11/U12 small nuclear ribonucleoprotein 31 kDa protein, giving the protein MTAFRKSFGGSNRCRRCGKNHVGQCRAPVRCYHCGQSGHFRSDCPQLRRATATAPSPPARMDIQRRDPSRLPSSESGLEEVEPILELEEENQRGYDDEFEKEERKKEEDKYLFEESKEQNVVVEGLEFNYSSSDDSTNDESEDNQVD; this is encoded by the exons ATGACTGCGTTTAGGAAGAGTTTTGGAGGTTCTAATAGATGTAGGAGGTGTGGGAAGAATCATGTTGGGCAGTGTAGGGCACCAGTACGATGTTATCATTGTGGTCAGTCAGGTCACTTTAGGAGTGATTGCCCGCAGTTGAGACGAGCTACTGCAACTGCtccatctccaccagctcgTATGGATATACAGAGGAGAGATCCTTCTAGGTTACCATCGAG TGAAAGTGGGTTAGAAGAAGTTGAGCCAATTCTAGAACTAGAGGAAGAAAATCAAAGAGGTTATGATGATGAGtttgagaaagaagaaagaaaaaaagaagaagacaagtaTTTATTTGAAGagtcaaaagaacaaaatgtCGTAGTAGAGGGCCTAGAGTTCAACTATTCTAGTAGTGATGATAGCACTAATGATGAGTCTGAAGACAATCAAGttgattga